Proteins encoded within one genomic window of Saccharopolyspora pogona:
- a CDS encoding phosphotransferase family protein — MNTAAHESASVRRIMEAYGLSSSPGPELHYRVPDQRGRSGADITPASEDQVVKYGPPNTTLGSRVVAQGEWILGHSNQALPEVRSVFRNSSQWGYTMDRLDTIPLELLDGRKLATSIVRLLQASFWREAPEVEFDESAHADRLSPITAPLTGRRRDVFDRLRARIEWDRLSRGLTHGDPIFDNVLFTRDGSMILIDPIPSTPGLPDVIALDIGRIFQSCVGYERVTYELPAPDNVPLDMVISMTRLAHDDLMAALYFGIVHLLRSMVYVSARKAKHLLEECVDSLIGAATCRL; from the coding sequence TTGAACACCGCAGCACACGAGTCAGCATCAGTACGAAGAATTATGGAGGCCTACGGGTTATCAAGCTCACCAGGACCGGAACTGCATTACCGTGTGCCGGACCAGCGGGGCCGATCGGGCGCGGACATCACACCGGCATCCGAAGATCAGGTAGTTAAGTACGGCCCGCCGAACACCACGCTTGGCAGCCGCGTTGTCGCTCAAGGTGAATGGATTCTAGGACACAGCAATCAAGCCCTACCGGAGGTCCGCAGTGTTTTCCGGAACAGCTCGCAGTGGGGATACACCATGGACCGGCTCGACACGATCCCTCTTGAACTGCTGGACGGCCGGAAGCTTGCGACATCCATCGTCCGGCTGCTGCAAGCCAGTTTTTGGCGCGAGGCGCCAGAAGTCGAATTCGACGAATCGGCTCATGCCGATCGACTGTCCCCCATCACGGCACCGTTGACCGGACGCAGGAGAGATGTATTCGATCGACTGCGCGCCCGAATAGAATGGGATCGGCTTTCCCGGGGTCTCACGCATGGGGATCCGATATTCGACAACGTTCTTTTCACTCGCGACGGATCGATGATCTTGATCGATCCCATCCCATCGACCCCAGGCCTTCCCGACGTGATCGCCCTGGATATCGGCCGAATTTTCCAGTCCTGCGTGGGATACGAGCGGGTGACCTACGAACTACCAGCACCCGACAACGTTCCACTCGATATGGTCATTTCGATGACGAGACTAGCACACGATGACTTGATGGCCGCTCTGTACTTCGGAATCGTGCACCTCCTTCGTTCGATGGTTTACGTCTCAGCAAGAAAGGCGAAGCACCTTCTGGAGGAATGCGTGGACAGCTTGATTGGAGCGGCGACATGTCGGCTGTAG